A genomic segment from Echeneis naucrates chromosome 20, fEcheNa1.1, whole genome shotgun sequence encodes:
- the shha gene encoding sonic hedgehog protein: MLLWTRIVLVGLIFLSLVSSGMGCGPGRGYGRRRHPKKLTPLAYKQFIPNVAEKTLGASGRYEGKITRNSERFKELTPNYNTDIIFKDEENTGADRLMTQRCKDKLNSLAISVMNQWPGVKLRVTEGWDEDGHHFEESLHYEGRAVDITTSDRDKSKYGTLSRLAVEAGFDWVYYESKAHIHCSVKAENSVAAKSGGCFPGSSAVTLQDGTRKAVKDLRTGDKVLAADEDGNPIYTDFIMFIDRDSTTKRLFYVIETNSGEKITLTAAHLLFVGHDNQTERTDRRISAIFASQVQPGQKVFAFDAEGDRLQPVTVKRIYTQEYEGSFAPVTVQGNIVVDQVLASCYAVIEDHDLAHWALAPVRLAHWVSSLLFSSEPPASAQTDGVHWYSKILYQLGTWLLDSHSIHPLGMSVYPS; the protein is encoded by the exons atgctgctctgGACCAGAATCGTATTGGTCGGTCTCATCTTCTTGTCCTTGGTGTCCTCTGGGATGGGATGCGGACCGGGCAGGGGCTACGGCAGGAGAAGACACCCGAAGAAGCTGACACCTCTTGCGTACAAGCAGTTCATCCCCAACGTGGCGGAGAAGACCCTCGGGGCAAGCGGCAGATACGAAGGCAAGATCACAAGAAACTCCGAGCGATTTAAAGAACTGACTCCCAATTATAACACAGACATAATATTCAAGGATGAGGAGAACACCGGTGCCGACAGGCTAATGACTCAG aGATGTAAAGACAAGCTGAACTCTCTGGCCATCTCGGTAATGAACCAGTGGCCCGGGGTGAAGCTGCGGGTCACTGAGGGCTGGGACGAGGACGGGCACCACTTTGAGGAGTCTCTTCACTATGAGGGCAGAGCCGTGGACATCACCACCTCCGACAGAGACAAGAGCAAATACGGCACTCTGTCCAGACTGGCGGTGGAAGCCGGATTCGACTGGGTCTATTATGAATCCAAAGCCCACATTCACTGCTCTGTGAAAGCAG AAAACTCAGTGGCAGCAAAATCAGGTGGCTGTTTCCCAGGATCCTCCGCGGTCACCCTGCAGGATGGCACCAGGAAGGCTGTCAAAGACCTGCGGACCGGGGACAAGGTGCTGGCAGCAGATGAGGACGGAAACCCGATTTACACCGACTTCATCATGTTCATAGATCGAGACTCAACGACCAAGAGGCTCTTCTACGTGATCGAGACCAACTCGGGTGAGAAAATCACCCTCACCGCCGCGCACCTCCTCTTCGTCGGCCACGACAACCAAACGGAGCGGACGGATCGGCGCATCTCGGCGATCTTCGCCAGCCAAGTCCAACCTGGACAGAAGGTGTTTGCCTTTGACGCCGAGGGAGACCGACTTCAGCCTGTGACCGTAAAACGGATTTACACGCAAGAGTACGAGGGCTCCTTTGCGCCGGTGACCGTGCAGGGGAACATCGTGGTGGACCAGGTCCTTGCGTCCTGTTACGCAGTTATCGAAGACCACGACCTGGCTCACTGGGCCCTGGCACCTGTCAGGCTCGCCCACTGGGTGTCCTCGTTGCTTTTCAGCTCTGAGCCTCCAGCCAGTGCACAGACCGACGGAGTGCACTGGTACTCCAAGATCCTTTATCAATTAGGAACATGGCTCTTGGACAGTCACTCGATCCATCCACTTGGGATGTCAGTATACCCGAGTTGA